A genomic region of Eucalyptus grandis isolate ANBG69807.140 chromosome 5, ASM1654582v1, whole genome shotgun sequence contains the following coding sequences:
- the LOC104445484 gene encoding DAG protein, chloroplastic, whose amino-acid sequence MATFTGLSLPPKTLTPSSAPRPPLAAALAPAAALRLGSGEPGLCWGRRRRLELRRPRPLVVAAAVDGEYSSRRSSSSEPRETIMLPGCDYNHWLIVMEFPKDPAPTREQMIDTYLNTLATVLGSMEEAKKNMYAFSTTTYTGFQCTVDEATSEKFKGLPGVLWVLPDSYIDVKNKDYGGDKYINGEIIPCQYPTYQPKPRNNSRYESKRYERKRDGPPRQRPRPKQEASSTDSSSS is encoded by the exons ATGGCGACGTTCACCggcctctccctccctcccaaaACCCTAACCCCTTCCTCCGCCCCGCGCCCGCCCCTCGCGGCGGCGCTCGCTCCGGCGGCGGCCCTCCGTCTCGGCTCCGGCGAGCCGGGGCTCTGCTGGGGGCGCCGCCGCCGGCTGGAGCTGCGGAGGCCGCGGCCGCTGGTCGTCGCGGCGGCCGTCGATGGGGAGTACTCGTCGAGGCGGAGCAGCAGCAGCGAGCCGAGGGAGACCATCATGCTCCCCGGGTGCGACTACAACCACTGGCTCATCGTCATGGAGTTCCCCAAGGACCCCGCCCCTACCCGCGAGCAGATGATCGACACTTACCTCAACACCCTCGCCACTGTTCTGGGAAg CATGGAGGAGGCAAAGAAGAATATGTATGCATTTAGTACCACAACCTATACTGGGTTTCAGTGTACCGTGGATGAAGCTACGTCTGAGAAATTCAAAG GTTTGCCTGGGGTTCTGTGGGTACTCCCTGATTCATACATAGATGTGAAGAACAAGGATTATGGAG GGGATAAATATATCAATGGAGAGATCATTCCTTGCCAATATCCCACTTACCAGCCAAAGCCTCGAAATAACTCTAGATATGAGAGTAAGAGGTATGAAAGGAAGAGAGATGGGCCACCACGTCAAAGGCCAAGACCTAAACAGGAGGCTTCCAGCACTGACTCATCATCCTCGTGA